From Methanobacterium petrolearium:
ATCTCAATCATTAAAGTTGACTTTAGTTGTTTTAAGTTTCTGCCACATTCAGAGTCTTGTGATATGCTATCAAAAGCATTATGAAGACTATTGGCATTAATATATCTAAATAAAGAACTGTTCCGGCGTTTCCTGCCGCCAAGTTACCGGTTTGCTGTATGTTGTATATGTGGCCAATGGCAGCTCCCCACATGAACACTGCATTAGCAATGATTGTAGGTGCCCAGAAACTACGATATTTAATTGATATGAGGCCTAAAATACCATAAGATATGTTGGCAAATCCCACTTCCCGTAAAAATGGGGTGTTAGGCCATCCTACTGATTGGGCAATCATTTCTGGGGAGAAAACCTGGGCCAAGCCACTGAATATGGATCCAACTCCAACTCCGAAACCTAGAAACCACAACAACAATAATTCTATGAATCTATTTTTCGTGTGTGCCTTTTTACTTACAAAAAAATGCAGTAAAGCCCCGATTATAGGAATTGCTACAAATATATACCACATTTCCATTATAAACACCTTCAGCCCCTAAACTTAATACCATCATTGGCCTTATTTTCATTAATGAATTCAAATTTCAAATAATGAATCTAATCTCTCCCACAGGAGGATATCTGCTTTTAGTTGAAATTAAAGATTGAAATTCCAAATTTTATCTCCGATGTAATGTAATGTATTCACTGCCTTGCCTTTGTCAGTTTTAACCATTTCTTCTCCAGATATAATGGCTTTTCCCATGGCTAAAGGTTTATGATGTTTTTCATCCACTATTATAACTGTATCTCCTTCTTTGATTTGAGGGTCTGCTTCAACAATCCCTGGAGACATCACATCTGCACCGCTGGCCATAAATTTCACTGCACCCATATCAACAACCACGACATGACTGTCAACAGGTTTTTTGAGCACACCTTTAAGTGTAGGAAACGGATCTCCATCTAGAATCATTAAAATCGGTTCACCATCAATCAGGATCAGATCAGGGAGTTCTGTTTCCAGAATTTCAACCTTGGCCTTGGAAGGTATTAAGGAACTGTACGGCCCCAATTTAGTTTTTATCTCTTTCAATTTCTTTTTCTTGAGATAGTATCTCTTTTTTATTTTCAATTATAACTCACCTAATTCTAAGTTTCCATTCTCAATTGTATATTTTTGATGGCGGTACATTTAAATATAAATCTTAACTACATTGATGGTATAGGAAAGGTGATAATAGTGAGTGTACAGAAGAATGTAAATACATCACGACCATTAGATGTATTAGGTAGAGCTCTTAACTCTCAAGTGTTAATCAAACTTAAAGGCGGCAGAGAATTCCGTGGAGTTCTTGAAAGCTTTGACATGCATATGAATTTAGTTTTAAACGATGCCGAAGAATTAGAAAGCGGCGAATCATCAAGAAGGTTAGGTGTGGTCCTCATACGTGGGGACAACATAGTATACATATCACCAGGATAAACGAAAACACCGGCACATAGGCCGGGAGATTATTTTAGGAGGATAATAAATTGAAAGGTACACCATCATTTGGTAAACGTAACAAAAAAACCCACATACGCTGTAGAAGATGTGGGAAAAACTCATACAATGCCAGGAAGCGCTACTGCTCTGCCTGTGGATTCGGAAGATCCAAGCGGGTCAGAACTTACAACTGGCAAAACAAGAAGCTTAACGGCTACAGGTTGAAGTAAATGGAAACGAGAAATCCCATCGATGTGCGTATCATTGTGGAAGGGGCATCCGACGTGGAAAACGTCTCCCGGGCTCTGCAGAACATTGCCCTAGGAGCGGAGTACCATATAACCATCTCCTCCATCATACCCACCACCAACACTGAAATCGCTCAAAAAGCTGTGAGTGGGGCAGATATTGTTTTAATCGCAACCGATGTGGATGCTCCTGGAAGAGAACTTGCTGATAAATTCCAGAAAGTCCTTAAAAAAGAAGTAGGGCACATAGAACGGATGAAACTTCCCTTCGGCCATGATGTGGAGTACATTGACCCTGCACTTATTCGGAAGGAAATTAAAAATGCAATTATCCGTTCTGGGTTGACATCCATAGCAAATTTAGGACGCTTCCAGGAACTTAAAAACCAACTTAAAGAATCTCAAAATAAAATTAAGGAATTGAATAAGGAAATTGATGATTTATCTTCTGATAAGGAGAAATTAGCCAGTGAAGCTCAGGAATTGACTTCTTCCAATGAACGAATACAGTTGAAACAAAAATCTCTCCAGGAAGAGCTTAAAGTTACCAAACAACGTTATGCAGATGTTAAAAATCAATACGGAATTATTTTGAATAAAAGTCTGCACGAAACATTCTCTCTTGGAGAACTGTGGAAGGAAAGTTTTAATGAAACCTTAGAAGAAGAAGAACTTGTTAATTTTATCACCAGCGAATTTAAACCAGATAACATTGTCTTAGGGCAGGGTTTCATTGCTGCCCCATCAAAGAAGGAAGCAGTGGATTGGTTGAAAGTTATTCGCACGGTACTCATTTTTTACGATTCCAAAATTGAAGATCTTAAAGAAGAAATAGGTGATGAGAAATTCATCCCCAATTTACTTAAAGGGTAATGTTATGAATTTTTTCCACCTCTTTTTAGAGGATTACCCCATAATGATAATATTCAGGGAGAATTCCAAGTGCAGGATAAATGTGGTATCGTAGGTGCTTATTCTACTAATAAGTCACACAATGTATCAAGAGAAATATATTACGGATTATATGCTTTACAACATCGTGGACAGGAGTCCGCAGGTATTTCTGCCCATAACAGCGAGGAAATGCGTACCTATCGCGGTATGGGGCTGGTTTGTGATGTTTTCAATAATGGGAACATCCAGGGATTGAACGGAAATGTGGGCATAGGTCATGTTCGTTACTCTACAACCGGTGAATCCCATATTCAAAATTCACAACCATTCATTAGTAAATTTGACATGGGAACTATTGCCATAGCTCATAATGGAGATATTATAAACTCCATGGAACTGCGCAAGGAGTTGGAGGAAGAAGGAAGAGAATTCCAGTCATCAACTGATTCTGAGGTTATCTGTCACCTTCTAACCAAGGACTACTCCAAAACCCATGATATGGTGGAGTCCATTAAACGGGTTTCCAAGAAACTTATTGGTTCATATTCACTGGTCTTGCTGGTAAATGATGATCTGATGGTGGTCAGG
This genomic window contains:
- a CDS encoding LSm family protein, which codes for MSVQKNVNTSRPLDVLGRALNSQVLIKLKGGREFRGVLESFDMHMNLVLNDAEELESGESSRRLGVVLIRGDNIVYISPG
- a CDS encoding toprim domain-containing protein, with the translated sequence METRNPIDVRIIVEGASDVENVSRALQNIALGAEYHITISSIIPTTNTEIAQKAVSGADIVLIATDVDAPGRELADKFQKVLKKEVGHIERMKLPFGHDVEYIDPALIRKEIKNAIIRSGLTSIANLGRFQELKNQLKESQNKIKELNKEIDDLSSDKEKLASEAQELTSSNERIQLKQKSLQEELKVTKQRYADVKNQYGIILNKSLHETFSLGELWKESFNETLEEEELVNFITSEFKPDNIVLGQGFIAAPSKKEAVDWLKVIRTVLIFYDSKIEDLKEEIGDEKFIPNLLKG
- a CDS encoding DUF6790 family protein, with the translated sequence MEMWYIFVAIPIIGALLHFFVSKKAHTKNRFIELLLLWFLGFGVGVGSIFSGLAQVFSPEMIAQSVGWPNTPFLREVGFANISYGILGLISIKYRSFWAPTIIANAVFMWGAAIGHIYNIQQTGNLAAGNAGTVLYLDILMPIVFIMLLIAYHKTLNVAET
- a CDS encoding 50S ribosomal protein L37e; amino-acid sequence: MKGTPSFGKRNKKTHIRCRRCGKNSYNARKRYCSACGFGRSKRVRTYNWQNKKLNGYRLK
- a CDS encoding DUF1947 domain-containing protein, which codes for MKIKKRYYLKKKKLKEIKTKLGPYSSLIPSKAKVEILETELPDLILIDGEPILMILDGDPFPTLKGVLKKPVDSHVVVVDMGAVKFMASGADVMSPGIVEADPQIKEGDTVIIVDEKHHKPLAMGKAIISGEEMVKTDKGKAVNTLHYIGDKIWNFNL